In the genome of Vicia villosa cultivar HV-30 ecotype Madison, WI linkage group LG7, Vvil1.0, whole genome shotgun sequence, one region contains:
- the LOC131616707 gene encoding 2-methylene-furan-3-one reductase-like: MKMQKAWFYEEYGPKEVLKLGDFPIPSPLHNQLLVQVHAAALNPIDSKRRLRPIFPSKFPVVPGCDMAGVVIGKGTNVKKFDIGDEVYGNIQDFNIEKPKQLGTLAQFIVVEEKLVARKPKCLSFEEAASLPLAVQTAIEGFKTGDFKKGETMFVVGGAGGVGTLVLQLAKLMFGASYVVSSCSTPKVKFVKQFGADKVVDYTKTKYEDIDEKFDFLYDTVGDCKKSIVVAKDDGAIVDITWPPSHPRAVYSSLTVSGEILEKLRPYLESGELKPVIDPKGEYKFENVIEAFGYIETGRAWGKVVVSCFPLEDISQYQSTILSEIDTNIQQVNGLAKDVCLK; the protein is encoded by the exons ATGAAAATGCAGAAAGCTTGGTTCTATGAGGAGTATGGTCCTAAGGAAGTCCTTAAGCTAGGGGACTTTCCTATTCCATCTCCTCTGCATAACCAACTACTTGTTCAAGTTCATGCTGCTGCTTTGAATCCAATTGATTCAAAGAGGCGTCTGCGTCCTATCTTTCCATCCAAGTTTCCT GTGGTTCCTGGATGTGACATGGCTGGCGTGGTGATAGGAAAAGGTACTAATGTCAAAAAATTTGATATAGGTGATGAAGTCTACGGAAACATACAAGATTTCAAcattgaaaaaccaaagcaacttGGAACACTGGCACAGTTCATTGTTGTGGAAGAGAAATTAGTTGCAAGAAAACCGAAATGTCTTTCATTTGAGGAAGCTGCAAGTTTGCCTTTGGCAGTTCAAACAGCAATAGAAGGCTTCAAAACAGGAGATTTTAAGAAGGGTGAGACAATGTTTGTGGTTGGTGGAGCAGGTGGTGTTGGAACTTTGGTTCTTCAACTGGCCAAACTTATGTTTGGAGCTTCCTATGTTGTGTCTTCATGCAGCACACCTAAAGTGAAATTTGTGAAACAATTTGGTGCTGATAAAGTGGTGGATTACACTAAGACTAAATACGAAGACATTGatgagaaatttgattttctcTATGATACTGTTG GTGATTGCAAGAAATCAATTGTTGTAGCAAAGGATGATGGAGCAATAGTTGACATAACATGGCCTCCATCGCATCCAAGAGCAGTTTATTCAAGTTTGACAGTTAGTGGTGAAATCTTGGAAAAGTTGAGGCCATATTTGGAAAGTGGAGAGTTGAAACCTGTGATTGATCCAAAAGGTGAATATAAATTTGAGAATGTGATTGAGGCATTTGGTTATATAGAAACTGGAAGAGCTTGGGGGAAAGTTGTTGTGTCATGCTTCCCATTGGAGGATATTTCTCAATATCAGTCAACCATTTTGTCTGAGATTGATACTAATATACAACAAGTCAATGGTTTGGCAAAAGATGTTTGTCTCAAGTAG
- the LOC131618406 gene encoding 2-methylene-furan-3-one reductase-like, translating into MKMQKAWFYEEYGPKEVLKLGNLPIPSPLHNQLLVQVHAAALNPIDSKRRLRPIFPSKFPVVPGCDMAGVVIGKGINVKKFDIGDEVYGNIQDFNNTNEKPKQLGTLAQFIVVEENLVARKPKCLSFEEAASLPLAVQTAIEGFKTGDFKKGETMFVVGGAGGVGTLVLQLAKLMFGASYVVSSCSTPKVKFVKQFGADKVVDYTKTKYEDIDEKFDFLYDTVGDCKKSIVVAKNDGAIVDITWPPSHPRAVYSSLTVSGEILEKLRPYLESGELKAVIDPKGEYKFENVIEAFGYIETGRAWGKVVVSCFPLENTSHHSSILSEIDTNIQQVNGLAKDLCLK; encoded by the exons ATGAAAATGCAGAAAGCTTGGTTCTATGAGGAGTATGGCCCTAAGGAAGTCCTTAAGCTAGGGAACTTACCAATTCCATCTCCTCTGCATAACCAACTACTTGTTCAAGTTCATGCTGCTGCTTTGAATCCGATTGATTCAAAGAGGCGTTTGCGTCCTATTTTTCCGTCCAAGTTTCCT GTGGTTCCTGGATGCGATATGGCTGGCGTGGTGATAGGAAAAGGTATTAATGTCAAAAAATTTGACATAGGTGATGAAGTGTATGGAAACATACAAGATTTCAATAATACtaatgaaaaaccaaagcaactcGGAACATTGGCACAGTTCATTGTTGTGGAAGAGAACTTAGTTGCAAGAAAACCGAAATGTCTTTCATTTGAGGAAGCTGCAAGTTTGCCATTGGCAGTTCAAACAGCAATAGAAGGCTTCAAAACAGGAGATTTTAAGAAAGGCGAGACAATGTTTGTGGTTGGTGGAGCAGGTGGTGTTGGAACTTTGGTTCTTCAACTGGCCAAACTTATGTTTGGAGCTTCCTATGTTGTGTCTTCATGCAGCACCCCGAAAGTGAAATTTGTGAAACAGTTTGGTGCTGATAAAGTGGTGGATTATACTAAGACTAAATATGAAGATATCGatgagaaatttgattttctcTATGATACTGTTG GTGATTGCAAGAAATCAATAGTTGTAGCAAAGAATGATGGAGCAATAGTTGACATAACATGGCCTCCATCACATCCAAGAGCAGTTTATTCAAGTTTGACAGTTAGTGGTGAAATCTTGGAAAAGTTGAGGCCATATTTGGAAAGTGGAGAGTTGAAAGCTGTGATTGATCCAAAAGGTGAATATAAATTTGAGAATGTGATTGAGGCTTTTGGTTATATAGAAACTGGAAGAGCGTGGGGGAAAGTTGTTGTGTCATGCTTCCCATTGGAGAATACTTCTCATCACTCTTCCATTTTGTCTGAGATTGATACCAATATACAACAAGTCAATGGTTTGGCAAAAGATCTTTGTCTCAAGTAG
- the LOC131618407 gene encoding serine/threonine-protein kinase Aurora-3-like, which yields MGENPKREWSIKDFEIGKPLGKGKFGRVYVAREIKSKYVIALKVIHKEQLEKYNILHQLRREMEIQISLTHPNILRLYGWFYDDQRVYLILEYAHNGELYKELRKRGRFSEKQAATYILSLTKALAYCHEKHVIHRDIKPENLLLDHEGRLKIADFGWSVQSKNKRQTMCGTLDYLAPEMVENRGHDYAIDNWTLGILCYEFLYGVTPFEAEGQNETFQRIRNVDLNFPPAPLVSKNAKHLISRLLIKDSSKRLSLQKIMEHPWIKENATDMSVGE from the exons ATGGGTGAAAATCCGAAACGCGAATGGTCGATCAAAGACTTCGAAATCGGAAAACCGCTCGGGAAAGGCAAATTCGGTAGAGTCTACGTCGCCAGAGAAATCAAG AGTAAATATGTGATTGCGTTGAAGGTTATCCATAAGGAACAACTAGAAAAGTATAACATTCTCCATCAACTAAGGAGGGAAATGGAGATTCAGATAAGTCTTACACATCCAAACATCTTGCGTCTCTATGGTTGGTTTTATGACGACCAGCGTGTTTACTTGATTCTTGAATATGCTCATAACGGTGAGTTATACAAGGAGCTTCGCAAAAGAGGTCGTTTCTCTGAGAAGCAAGCTGCAACG tacATTTTAAGCCTCACAAAGGCGTTGGCGTATTGTCACGAGAAGCATGTTATTCACAGAGATATCAAGCCTGAAAACTTGTTGCTTGACCATGAG GGTCGTCTTAAGATTGCCGACTTTGGTTGGTCTGTACAATCTAAAAACAAAAGAcaaaccatgtgtggaacattgGATTACCTAGCTCCTGAGATGGTAGAAAACAGAGGTCATGATTATGCCATTGATAACTGGACTCTAGGTATCCTTTGTTATGAGTTTCTCTATGGTGTTACTCCATTTGAGGCTGAGGGTCAAAATGAAACCTTCCAGAG GATAAGAAATGTTGATCTGAACTTTCCTCCTGCCCCTCTTGTTTCTAAAAATGCCAAACATCTTATAAGTCGG CTCCTGATAAAAGATTCTTCAAAAAGGCTCTCACTTCAGAAGATAATGGAGCATCCTTGGATAAAAGAAAATGCAACTGATATGAGTGTCGGCGAGTAG
- the LOC131616709 gene encoding NADH dehydrogenase [ubiquinone] 1 alpha subcomplex subunit 8-B, producing the protein MASAASTVDAAGNPIPTSAVLMASSKHIGFRCHSENLEFLKCKKKDQNPEKCLDKGRDVTRCVLGLLKDLHQKCTKEMDDYVGCMYYHTNEFDLCRKEQEAFEKKCSLE; encoded by the exons ATGGCGAGTGCGGCGAGTACTGTGGATGCTGCTGGAAACCCGATCCCTACATCGGCGGTGTTGATGGCATCGTCGAAGCACATTGGATTTAGGTGTCATTCCGAGAATTTGGAGTTTCTCAAATgtaagaagaaggatcagaatCCGGAGAAGTGTCTCGATAAAGGTCGGGATGTCACTCGATGTGTCCTTGGACT TCTGAAGGATCTACACCAAAAGTGCACGAAGGAGATGGACGATTATGTTGGTTGCATGTACTACCATACAAATGAATTTGACTTATGCCGCAAAGAGCAGGAGGCATTTGAGAAAAAATGTTCTTTGGAATGA
- the LOC131618408 gene encoding growth-regulating factor 9-like, with protein MSMFTMEANTTGGEAQKKIKNEEIDEGKRGVVVLKKEIERNPLITEAQRRELDHQVFIFNHFAYNIPLPHYLLQFPTLVSEYGCRGSDYRTMLDSEPHRCRRTDGKKWRCGKNTVPNQKYCERHMHRGRNRSRKLVEASQLNSPNLKSMPSNGNSHAKQVPKIESTVSNPNPLVIQHSHAYSYTPPRSFCVVNNQSSCNRPRNAISSDATLVTVVTASSILPPAVRPKVTTASILPPAVRPKMTTASILPPAVGPKVTTFGGMASLTSNNRSRVNVCNQGFSPKSVLQVSGSNGSYLSHRNSIVESEPGRCRRTDGKRWRCKSAVLPGQKYCATHMHRGAKRRCTNTESPPSAIATTTSISSDVTLARLPYAAAATDVQKADCRIPNTQLSMSVPESAAPSLECKEKRGGGISDTDTSTTITDAVDECSYLSF; from the exons ATGTCAATGTTCACAATGGAAGCTAACACAACTG GAGGTGAAGCTCAGaagaagattaagaatgaggaaATTGATGAAGGGAAAAGGGGTGTTGTTGTATTGAAGAAAGAGATTGAAAGAAACCCTTTGATCACAGAAGCTCAAAGGCGTGAACTTGACCatcaagttttcatttttaatcacTTTGCTTATAACATTCCTCTTCCTCATTATCTTTTGCAGTTTCCAACTCTTGTGTCAG AGTACGGCTGTCGTGGTTCTGATTACAGAACTATGTTGGATTCAGAACCACATAGGTGTAGAAGAACAGATGGAAAGAAATGGAGGTGTGGTAAGAACACGGTACCTAATCAGAAGTATTGCGAACGCCACATGCATAGAGGTCGAAATCGTTCAAGAAAGCTTGTGGAAGCATCTCAACTTAACTCTCCTAATTTGAAATCAATGCCTAGTAATGGAAACTCACATGCAAAACAAGTCCCGAAAATTGAGTCTACAGTTTCAAATCCAAACCCTTTGGTCATTCAACATAGCCATGCATACTCATACACGCCACCGAGGAGCTTCTGTGTTGTAAATAACCAGTCCAGTTGTAATCGACCGAGAAATGCCATAAGTTCTGATGCCACTTTGGTGACTGTGGTGACCGCTTCCTCGATCCTGCCTCCTGCAGTTAGACCTAAGGTGACCACTGCCTCGATCCTGCCCCCTGCAGTTCGACCTAAGATGACCACTGCCTCGATCCTGCCCCCTGCAGTTGGACCTAAGGTGACCACTTTCGGAGGCATGGCATCTCTTACTTCGAACAACAGAAGCCGTGTTAATGTGTGCAATCAAGGCTTCTCCCCGAAGAGCGTTCTTCAAG TTTCTGGTAGCAATGGTTCATACCTCAGCCATAGGAACAGTATAGTAGAATCTGAACCCGGTAGATGCCGAAGAACAGACGGTAAGAGATGGCGATGCAAGAGCGCAGTTCTTCCAGGTCAGAAATATTGTGCAACACATATGCACAGAGGTGCTAAAAGACGTTGTACAAACACCGAATCTCCTCCTTCCGCCATTGCTACTACAACTTCAATTAGTTCAGATGTTACCCTTGCCCGGCTTCCTTACGCTGCAGCAGCAACCGACGTTCAGAAAGCTGACTGTCGAATTCCAAACACACAGCTTTCAATGTCAGTTCCAGAAAGTGCAGCACCATCCTTAGAATGTAAGGAGAAAAGAGGCGGCGGCATCAGTGATACCGATACTAGTACTACCATCACTGACGCCGTTGACGAGTGTAGCTATCTTTCTTTCTGA